A window from Cryptomeria japonica chromosome 1, Sugi_1.0, whole genome shotgun sequence encodes these proteins:
- the LOC131071993 gene encoding UDP-glycosyltransferase 85A1-like, translating to MDIAGGTPATLPEGFEERTKDRGLIVKWAPQVRVLSHPVGGFLTHCGWNSCLESMSMGIPMLGWPYFCDQFLDCRFCKDVWKIGIDLEGVDVDENVVVTREEIEKGVRRLMEGPKARELRKRGMELKEAAFKAVPQ from the coding sequence ATGGATATTGCGGGAGGCACGCCTGCAACTCTGCCGGAGGGTTTTGAAGAGAGGACAAAAGATCGAGGACTTATTGTGAAATGGGCGCCTCAGGTGagggttttgagtcaccctgtagGAGGGTTTCTCACCCACTGCGGGTGGAACTCGTGTTTGGAAAGCATGAGCATGGGAATTCCAATGCTTGGATGGCCCTATTTCTGTGACCAGTTTCTTGATTGCCGCTTCTGCAAGGATGTGTGGAAGATTGGCATTGATTTGGAAGGCGTGGACGTTGATGAAAATGTGGTAGTTACGAGGGAGGAGATAGAGAAAGGTGTGAGGAGACTGATGGAGGGTCCAAAAGCGCGGGAGCTTAGAAAAAGAGGAATGGAGTTGAAGGAGGCTGCATTTAAAGCGGTTCCGCAGTGA